Proteins encoded by one window of bacterium:
- a CDS encoding CPBP family intramembrane metalloprotease, which produces MKNLLPQTALRITTALIVLVWLFDFINTFFGTGSVYKILDPNISVNENLPKASIYIIAFGIVNFLIALFLLHMSGEGLNDLGFKKERLLGQFGKGALFGVLIFILTTFLVNPVVEAIFPKSESDSIVKLFTTPGNIVLLAFLSVFKGGFLEEFFRIFELTRFEKTFGKIGLMIALVGSSATFGLGHAYQGTSGIFSAAITGFLFALTYLRKRSAVEAISAHAAFDLIALILGCLLYYGGQ; this is translated from the coding sequence ATGAAAAATCTATTACCTCAGACTGCTCTGCGTATAACTACGGCCTTAATCGTATTGGTGTGGCTATTCGACTTTATTAATACTTTTTTCGGGACTGGATCAGTTTATAAGATATTGGATCCCAATATCAGTGTTAACGAAAACTTACCTAAAGCTTCGATATACATCATTGCCTTCGGTATTGTTAATTTTTTAATCGCTCTTTTTTTGCTTCACATGTCCGGCGAGGGTCTGAATGATTTAGGTTTTAAAAAAGAACGGCTGCTCGGCCAATTTGGCAAAGGTGCGCTGTTCGGAGTACTGATTTTTATCCTTACCACATTTTTAGTCAATCCCGTGGTTGAGGCTATTTTCCCAAAATCGGAATCCGATTCAATCGTAAAATTATTTACGACTCCGGGTAATATCGTTTTGCTGGCTTTTCTTTCGGTATTTAAAGGCGGTTTCCTCGAAGAATTCTTCAGAATATTTGAATTAACACGATTCGAAAAAACTTTTGGAAAAATTGGATTAATGATAGCGCTGGTCGGCTCCTCCGCCACGTTCGGGCTTGGTCATGCCTATCAGGGAACAAGCGGTATTTTTTCCGCCGCTATAACCGGATTTCTGTTCGCTCTGACTTACTTACGAAAACGTTCGGCCGTCGAAGCGATATCGGCCCATGCAGCTTTTGATTTGATCGCATTGATTTTAGGGTGTCTGTTGTATTATGGCGGCCAATAA
- the nrfA gene encoding ammonia-forming cytochrome c nitrite reductase, whose protein sequence is MKSIVQILQEKPKLAWLFFAATVVVVFLVGLLANSIMERRGEEKTLFQLVKPIADWEPRNEVWGENFPREFESYKATMDSTFRSKHGGAATRDMLEEYPNLVILWAGYAFSRDFNQARGHYYAIKDIRNTLRTGVPQPGTCWTCKSTDVPRVMNERGIAEFYKDKWDHLGDQIVNPIGCQDCHDNKTMNLRITRPALAEAFQRMGKDIKQATHQEMRSLVCAQCHVEYYFKGKDDKYLTFPWDKGFRAEDMEAYYDSVQHVDFVNKLSRAPILKAQHPDYEIYKTGIHAERGVSCADCHMPYRSEGGVKFTDHHIQSPLNNIANSCQVCHRESEETLRKNVYDRQDKVIEVRGRLESVLAKAHIEAKIAWDNGANEEEMKPVLQLIRQAQWRWDYAAASHGGSFHSPLESVRVIGAGIEKAQEARIQIAEVLIKHGVKVPVTLPDISTKEKAQAFIGLDMKKLRDEKIEFIKTVIPEWDKKAQEREGKMSAYRGK, encoded by the coding sequence ATGAAAAGTATCGTACAGATTTTACAGGAAAAACCGAAATTGGCGTGGCTGTTTTTCGCGGCAACGGTGGTCGTCGTTTTTTTGGTCGGACTGCTTGCAAATTCGATCATGGAACGTCGTGGCGAAGAAAAGACCCTGTTTCAATTGGTCAAACCGATTGCCGACTGGGAACCGCGCAACGAAGTTTGGGGTGAGAATTTTCCGCGTGAATTTGAGAGTTATAAAGCTACAATGGACTCAACATTCCGCAGCAAGCACGGTGGCGCGGCAACGCGTGACATGTTGGAGGAATATCCTAATCTGGTGATTTTGTGGGCCGGGTATGCGTTCTCGCGCGATTTCAATCAGGCGCGCGGTCATTATTATGCCATCAAAGATATTCGAAACACACTTCGCACAGGCGTTCCTCAACCCGGTACATGCTGGACTTGCAAAAGTACGGATGTTCCACGCGTCATGAACGAACGTGGCATCGCTGAATTTTATAAAGACAAATGGGATCACCTTGGCGACCAGATTGTTAATCCGATCGGCTGCCAGGATTGTCACGACAATAAAACCATGAATCTTCGCATTACACGTCCGGCGCTGGCCGAAGCTTTTCAACGTATGGGCAAAGATATCAAACAGGCGACGCACCAGGAAATGCGTTCGCTCGTCTGTGCTCAATGTCACGTGGAATATTATTTTAAAGGCAAAGATGATAAATATCTGACGTTTCCATGGGATAAAGGATTCCGGGCGGAGGATATGGAAGCCTATTACGACAGCGTACAGCATGTCGATTTTGTCAATAAGCTCAGCCGTGCGCCGATTCTGAAAGCACAACACCCGGATTATGAAATTTACAAAACCGGCATCCATGCGGAACGCGGCGTATCGTGCGCCGATTGCCACATGCCGTATCGAAGCGAAGGCGGCGTGAAATTCACCGATCATCATATTCAAAGCCCGCTGAACAATATTGCCAATTCGTGCCAGGTATGCCACCGCGAAAGCGAAGAGACGTTGCGTAAAAATGTGTACGACCGCCAGGATAAAGTTATCGAAGTGCGTGGGCGCCTGGAATCGGTTTTGGCGAAAGCGCACATCGAAGCGAAGATCGCATGGGATAACGGCGCCAACGAAGAAGAAATGAAACCGGTACTCCAGTTGATTCGACAGGCGCAATGGCGCTGGGATTATGCGGCCGCCAGCCACGGCGGATCATTTCACTCGCCATTGGAATCGGTACGCGTGATCGGCGCCGGAATTGAAAAAGCTCAGGAGGCTCGTATTCAAATCGCTGAAGTTTTGATCAAACATGGCGTGAAAGTTCCGGTCACTCTACCGGATATTTCTACAAAAGAGAAAGCCCAAGCGTTTATCGGTCTCGATATGAAAAAATTACGGGATGAAAAAATCGAATTTATCAAAACGGTTATCCCAGAATGGGATAAAAAAGCACAGGAACGGGAAGGGAAGATGAGCGCCTACAGAGGGAAGTAA
- a CDS encoding AraC family transcriptional regulator: MQLKANSLKSSVSTISHNTDNSPGRAWSWFLPVLGGIECFRAEEFVHHYGWHSHETYAIGVVEAGIGGIDYRGASGRIPAGGIVTLNPDVPHTGFSADNLPLTYNMFYIHAIVFRNLLPEKSPLPHFREIQLSGSKWSTLLTRLHRSLEYPSDRLEQESRVVEVLSKFAETFGHCGNPVEGHAEHRAVDLIKEFLRANYQRPVTINDLSNLTGLNRSYMMRTFKRTVGMSVHQWLLQVRIHEAKKLLSIQTPAAQVALDVGFDDQSHLTRRFKHITGLTPAQYAKSHFSSRKSSVH; the protein is encoded by the coding sequence ATGCAGCTTAAAGCCAATTCCCTCAAGTCATCTGTTTCAACCATTTCCCACAACACCGACAACTCTCCCGGCCGTGCATGGTCGTGGTTTTTGCCTGTTTTGGGAGGGATTGAATGTTTTCGGGCAGAAGAATTTGTGCACCATTACGGATGGCACAGCCATGAGACGTATGCCATCGGAGTTGTCGAAGCCGGAATCGGCGGAATCGATTATCGCGGCGCATCGGGCCGCATTCCCGCAGGCGGTATCGTGACGCTGAATCCGGATGTGCCGCATACCGGTTTTTCAGCGGACAACCTGCCTCTGACGTATAATATGTTTTACATTCACGCCATTGTTTTCAGAAATCTTTTACCGGAAAAATCGCCGTTGCCGCATTTTCGGGAAATTCAACTGAGCGGATCGAAATGGAGTACTTTGCTGACCCGTCTTCACCGTTCGCTTGAATATCCGTCCGATCGGCTTGAGCAAGAATCACGAGTCGTGGAAGTCTTGTCAAAATTTGCCGAAACATTCGGTCACTGCGGCAATCCTGTAGAAGGACACGCCGAACATCGTGCCGTTGACCTTATCAAAGAATTTCTGCGAGCAAATTACCAACGCCCCGTTACGATCAACGATTTGTCAAATCTTACAGGATTGAATCGCTCGTATATGATGCGCACGTTTAAGCGAACTGTCGGGATGTCTGTACATCAATGGTTATTGCAGGTTCGTATACATGAAGCAAAAAAATTATTATCCATTCAAACTCCAGCCGCACAAGTTGCTTTAGACGTGGGATTCGACGACCAAAGCCATCTTACCCGCCGTTTTAAACATATTACCGGACTCACACCTGCTCAATACGCCAAAAGTCACTTTTCTTCAAGAAAAAGCTCGGTCCACTGA
- the nrfH gene encoding cytochrome c nitrite reductase small subunit, whose product MERFKRLIQFFVPPEQWRIPVFFLSGVLIGIGLLVITISNAASYLSDDPKACMNCHVMAPQFATWQRGSHGRVTVCNDCHVPHDNFFRKYLFKAQDGMRHASMFTFRLEPQVIHIKEAGITVVQENCIRCHSNLVENVSASDVTGKNYNHGQGQLCWQCHRETPHGRVNGLASVPYARIPRLSNVMPDWIDQLVKKEKK is encoded by the coding sequence ATGGAAAGATTCAAACGCCTCATTCAGTTTTTCGTACCGCCCGAGCAATGGCGGATTCCGGTATTTTTTTTATCCGGTGTCTTGATCGGCATCGGGTTGCTGGTCATCACCATTTCCAATGCTGCGTCGTATCTTTCGGACGATCCGAAAGCCTGCATGAATTGCCATGTCATGGCGCCTCAATTTGCAACGTGGCAGCGCGGCAGCCACGGCCGCGTAACGGTATGCAATGATTGCCATGTTCCTCATGACAACTTTTTCAGAAAATATCTTTTCAAAGCACAGGACGGCATGCGGCACGCGAGTATGTTTACATTCCGGCTTGAACCCCAAGTGATTCATATCAAAGAGGCCGGCATTACGGTTGTGCAGGAAAATTGTATTCGTTGTCACAGTAATTTGGTAGAAAACGTATCGGCGAGCGACGTTACGGGTAAAAATTATAATCACGGCCAGGGACAGCTTTGCTGGCAATGTCACCGCGAAACTCCGCACGGCCGCGTCAATGGATTAGCTTCCGTTCCGTATGCGCGCATTCCACGCCTGAGCAACGTTATGCCGGATTGGATCGATCAATTGGTCAAAAAAGAAAAAAAATAG
- a CDS encoding DUF1624 domain-containing protein — protein MKRLLFIDIFRGWAVLAMIETHVVNAWMDAGLRHSEWFPYLNLVNGFVAPSFLFIAGVSFAIVCRTKWDDMTHLTPTLGKQMRRLFMILGIGYLLHIPRIEWNGMTPSIVAADLNEFFRADVLHTIAVSMIILQIVLFLSRKRNVFLFTLSIMTLTSLLATPLLWKTEFTVHPFITNYLNGLNNPLFPLFPWCVFLWSGALIAFAFLDYVESDDEKNGVVKITLSGAGIFLIGLISDWSPVQLFTYDNFWLVSPNWVLMRLGILLILFGMFWLLDFKNWHTSAKVRTIGSQSLFAYVVHLWLIYSITGEKASWPIFSQDNSVPVTLAMLVILIVIMYYLTIGWTLAKKKIFGKAAG, from the coding sequence ATGAAAAGACTATTGTTTATCGACATTTTCCGCGGCTGGGCCGTTTTGGCCATGATCGAAACGCACGTCGTCAATGCGTGGATGGACGCAGGATTACGTCATTCTGAATGGTTTCCCTATTTGAATCTCGTCAACGGTTTTGTCGCGCCGTCTTTTTTATTTATTGCGGGCGTTTCATTTGCCATTGTTTGCCGTACCAAATGGGATGATATGACTCACCTGACGCCAACGCTGGGTAAACAAATGCGGCGATTGTTCATGATCCTCGGCATCGGATATTTGCTGCACATCCCGCGCATCGAATGGAATGGCATGACTCCAAGCATTGTGGCGGCTGATCTGAATGAATTTTTTCGGGCTGACGTTCTGCACACGATCGCCGTAAGCATGATTATATTGCAAATCGTTTTATTTCTGTCACGAAAACGAAATGTTTTTTTGTTTACTTTATCCATTATGACGTTGACGTCTCTCCTGGCGACTCCGCTTTTGTGGAAAACAGAATTTACCGTTCACCCTTTTATTACTAATTATCTGAATGGTTTAAATAATCCGTTATTTCCTCTGTTCCCGTGGTGCGTATTTTTATGGTCAGGCGCACTGATTGCGTTTGCTTTTCTTGATTACGTTGAGTCGGACGATGAAAAAAACGGTGTGGTTAAAATTACACTTTCCGGTGCTGGAATTTTTTTGATAGGATTGATCAGCGACTGGTCGCCGGTTCAATTGTTTACGTACGACAATTTCTGGCTCGTCAGTCCTAACTGGGTTTTGATGAGGCTCGGCATTCTGTTGATTTTATTCGGAATGTTTTGGCTGTTGGATTTCAAAAATTGGCACACGTCCGCTAAAGTCCGCACCATCGGCAGTCAATCGCTCTTCGCCTACGTCGTTCATCTGTGGTTGATTTATTCTATAACGGGCGAGAAAGCATCGTGGCCAATTTTCAGTCAGGATAACAGTGTTCCTGTAACATTAGCCATGCTCGTAATATTGATAGTTATTATGTATTATCTCACGATCGGATGGACGTTGGCAAAGAAAAAAATTTTTGGTAAGGCGGCCGGATAG
- a CDS encoding MFS transporter, whose translation MKRSPLFVIFITVFIDLVSFGIVIPLLPFYAQQFGASGIMVGLLLSVFSLMTFLFMPVWGKLSDHHGRRPIILITVIGSVAAYILFSTANSLWMLFLSRTLAGIANSNLSVAQAYIADVTKPEERAKGMGLIGSAFGLGFVFGPLISGIFSTEFFGSLKYTLPGWIAAGLSLINLITAFFLLPESLDHEKRTIATARSFFDVKGFKRALQIPQLGIVITLLCIVTVAFSNIFATFPLFVMEPPFGLSSSHTGWFFVEIGIFSAIIQGGLIGKLNRFFGEKKLIVIGVTLMMLGFLGFPVSALLGTIGIYGVIAGTALLSMGSSCLTPSIMSLTSQLADPGEQGVILGIVQSFASLARMFGPTIGGIAYDVAGHTTPFYLAAFLMAGSVFLAIRLHQHGHFRNEEENIAA comes from the coding sequence TTGAAGCGTTCACCCTTGTTTGTCATTTTCATTACTGTATTTATCGATCTCGTTAGTTTTGGGATTGTCATTCCGCTATTGCCGTTTTATGCTCAGCAATTTGGCGCATCGGGCATTATGGTCGGACTTTTGCTGAGTGTTTTTTCCTTGATGACATTTTTATTTATGCCTGTCTGGGGCAAACTTTCCGATCATCATGGCCGTCGTCCGATCATTTTAATTACGGTTATCGGATCCGTTGCGGCGTATATCCTATTTTCAACAGCGAATTCGTTATGGATGTTGTTTTTGTCGCGGACACTGGCCGGTATTGCCAATTCCAATCTTTCGGTGGCGCAGGCTTATATCGCTGACGTGACTAAGCCGGAAGAGCGTGCAAAAGGTATGGGTCTGATTGGTTCGGCATTCGGGCTAGGATTTGTATTCGGGCCGCTGATCAGCGGTATTTTTTCTACCGAATTCTTTGGCAGCTTGAAGTATACATTGCCCGGTTGGATTGCCGCCGGATTATCGTTGATCAATTTGATTACAGCTTTTTTCTTATTACCTGAGTCGCTTGATCACGAAAAACGTACTATCGCAACAGCACGGTCATTTTTTGATGTTAAAGGTTTTAAACGCGCTTTACAAATCCCGCAGTTGGGAATTGTCATCACTTTATTATGCATCGTGACGGTAGCGTTTTCGAATATTTTTGCGACGTTTCCTTTATTCGTGATGGAGCCGCCGTTCGGTCTTTCGAGTTCGCACACCGGATGGTTTTTTGTTGAGATCGGTATTTTCAGTGCGATCATTCAGGGCGGCTTGATCGGTAAGCTCAACCGGTTTTTTGGTGAAAAAAAATTAATCGTTATCGGCGTGACGCTGATGATGCTGGGATTTTTGGGATTTCCTGTTTCGGCGCTTTTAGGAACAATAGGTATTTATGGTGTCATAGCGGGTACAGCGCTTTTATCGATGGGAAGCAGTTGTCTGACGCCGTCGATCATGAGCCTGACTTCACAATTAGCTGATCCCGGCGAACAAGGCGTCATTCTCGGAATCGTTCAAAGTTTTGCAAGTCTGGCGAGGATGTTCGGTCCGACGATCGGCGGCATCGCGTATGATGTAGCCGGGCATACGACGCCTTTTTATCTCGCTGCTTTTTTAATGGCGGGTTCGGTGTTTCTGGCTATTCGCCTGCATCAACATGGACACTTTCGGAACGAAGAAGAAAATATTGCCGCATGA
- the mdh gene encoding malate dehydrogenase has protein sequence MKITVVGGGNVGATAAQRIAEKELANEVVLVDIIEGVPQGKSLDMYESAPIERFDVRMIGTQGYDETAGSDIVLITAGLARKPGMSRDDLLLKNAEIIQGITKEVAKRSPNSIIIMVTNPLDVMTYVSHKISGFPKARVIGMAGVLDSARFRSFIAMELDVSVRDVSAFVLGGHGDTMVPLPRYSTVAGIPLPDLMDEATIKRLVDRTANGGAEIVKLLGTGSAYYAPSASAVEMIESIVKDQKRILPCSVWLEGEYGQKNVFCGVPVKLGRNGVEQIVQIKLTADEQKALDKSAQDVKDNMAKLKF, from the coding sequence ATGAAAATTACAGTCGTCGGTGGCGGTAATGTGGGCGCTACGGCCGCTCAGCGCATTGCCGAAAAAGAATTAGCCAATGAAGTCGTTCTCGTGGATATTATTGAAGGCGTGCCTCAAGGAAAATCGTTGGATATGTATGAATCGGCTCCAATTGAACGATTTGACGTTCGCATGATCGGAACGCAAGGATACGACGAAACGGCTGGCTCGGATATTGTCTTGATTACGGCCGGTCTGGCACGGAAACCCGGCATGAGCCGCGATGATCTTTTGCTGAAAAATGCAGAAATTATTCAAGGTATCACTAAAGAAGTTGCCAAACGTTCTCCGAATTCCATCATCATTATGGTAACCAATCCGCTGGACGTGATGACCTATGTTTCACACAAAATCAGCGGTTTCCCGAAAGCCCGCGTGATAGGTATGGCCGGCGTTTTGGATTCGGCGCGTTTTCGCTCGTTTATCGCGATGGAACTCGATGTATCGGTGCGCGACGTATCGGCATTCGTTCTCGGCGGTCACGGTGATACGATGGTGCCCTTACCGCGTTATTCGACCGTTGCGGGCATTCCTCTTCCGGATCTTATGGACGAAGCCACTATCAAACGGCTTGTCGACCGCACGGCCAACGGCGGCGCGGAAATCGTAAAATTACTCGGCACCGGATCGGCATACTATGCGCCTTCGGCTTCCGCTGTTGAGATGATCGAGTCCATCGTTAAAGATCAGAAACGTATTCTGCCTTGCTCGGTATGGTTGGAAGGTGAATACGGCCAGAAAAACGTTTTCTGCGGCGTACCGGTTAAACTCGGACGGAACGGCGTGGAACAAATTGTGCAGATCAAGCTAACCGCTGACGAACAAAAAGCGCTCGATAAATCAGCACAAGACGTCAAAGATAACATGGCTAAACTGAAATTCTGA
- the rplU gene encoding 50S ribosomal protein L21: MYAVIDIKGFQFKCEEGQKLVIPRVAEAEIGDKIVFDHVLLISENGDVKIGMPTVKGAKVETTVLQHGLGDKVIHFRKYRRKGFQKKKGHRQPFTEIEVNSITK; the protein is encoded by the coding sequence GTGTACGCAGTAATTGATATCAAAGGTTTTCAGTTCAAATGCGAAGAAGGCCAGAAATTGGTTATTCCCCGCGTGGCTGAAGCGGAAATCGGCGACAAGATCGTTTTCGATCATGTGCTCCTGATCTCCGAAAATGGCGATGTCAAAATTGGCATGCCTACCGTAAAAGGTGCAAAAGTCGAGACCACCGTGTTGCAACACGGGCTGGGCGACAAAGTCATTCATTTCCGTAAGTATCGCCGCAAAGGCTTTCAGAAGAAAAAAGGCCATCGTCAGCCTTTCACGGAAATTGAAGTTAACAGTATTACGAAGTAA
- the rpmA gene encoding 50S ribosomal protein L27: MAHKKGLGSTRNGRDSHGQRLGVKRYSGQFVLAGNIIVRQRGTKFHVGKNVGIGSDDTIFSKIDGVVKFEHKDKTRLKVSVYPVPEAKA, translated from the coding sequence ATGGCACATAAGAAAGGGCTCGGTAGTACCCGCAACGGACGCGACAGCCACGGACAACGTCTCGGTGTTAAGCGTTACAGCGGTCAATTCGTACTTGCGGGCAATATCATCGTTCGCCAACGCGGTACCAAGTTCCATGTCGGCAAAAACGTCGGCATCGGCAGCGACGATACGATTTTTTCTAAAATCGACGGCGTTGTCAAATTCGAGCACAAAGACAAAACACGCCTCAAAGTCAGCGTGTACCCGGTGCCCGAAGCGAAAGCGTAA
- a CDS encoding helix-turn-helix transcriptional regulator: protein MSAQIFLKAVNKWWMMDQNMLIYQLLYLTPFIINPVIFLFAKSQKTDEYFDKKDIGWIVLLALVGIQFYFKLWITGDFYNERWWRAVFQLITLFYAFYRSYPLLRQNNWGLQFLKLTTLVQFVVILALSLSVEFQLANVWIQIMFLSLSVYPYWIGYSFMINRESFDHRKYLHSGLRYSEMPLMIQSIIETMEKKKLYKNPDLTLDGFSAMAGFSKNHVSQVLNGQLGTSFKDWTNKYRVQEASDLLLDQHYKCETIASIAFESGFNSLSHFNEVFKKQKGLTPSQYRSNLSKAV from the coding sequence ATGAGCGCACAAATATTTCTGAAAGCTGTCAACAAGTGGTGGATGATGGATCAAAATATGCTGATCTATCAATTGTTGTACCTAACGCCATTTATCATAAATCCTGTTATTTTCTTATTTGCAAAAAGCCAAAAAACCGATGAATATTTTGATAAAAAAGATATTGGATGGATTGTTCTATTGGCTCTTGTGGGAATACAATTTTATTTCAAGTTGTGGATTACAGGGGATTTTTACAATGAGAGGTGGTGGCGTGCGGTTTTTCAGTTAATCACATTATTTTATGCTTTCTACCGGTCATACCCTCTTCTTCGCCAAAACAATTGGGGACTTCAATTTCTTAAGCTCACGACTTTGGTCCAGTTTGTTGTTATTCTAGCCCTGTCATTATCTGTGGAATTTCAACTTGCCAATGTTTGGATTCAAATCATGTTCTTATCACTGTCCGTATATCCTTATTGGATTGGTTATTCTTTTATGATCAATCGAGAGAGCTTTGACCATCGTAAGTATCTCCATTCAGGACTCCGTTATTCTGAAATGCCTCTCATGATTCAATCAATTATTGAAACAATGGAAAAAAAGAAGCTTTACAAAAATCCGGATCTTACATTAGACGGTTTTTCCGCGATGGCAGGATTTTCAAAAAACCATGTTTCGCAAGTGCTGAATGGTCAACTTGGAACATCTTTCAAAGACTGGACCAACAAATATCGAGTACAGGAAGCCTCCGATCTTTTGCTTGATCAACATTATAAATGCGAGACCATAGCATCCATTGCTTTCGAATCGGGATTCAATTCGTTAAGCCACTTTAACGAAGTTTTTAAAAAGCAAAAGGGATTGACTCCAAGCCAATACCGATCCAACCTATCTAAAGCCGTATAA
- a CDS encoding MFS transporter, with translation MESPEINKKTIFGWCMYDWANSAFTLTVITAVLPLYFADAVVGSDGFTIGDKTYSATALWGFMISSAALFVFLCAPVMGAIADFSSSKKKFMMTFCYAGSLFTVLLYFCNSGDVWTTMFFFIIAQIGFVGGNIFYDAFLPQIAPPGKMDWVSGKGYAYGYIGSDIQFAMSLGLILMHDSFGLTSGEAVRWALAFSGLWWGGFSIFTWIYVHDAAAAEIIPLQYAGRPKIIAYIQIGFSRTIATSRKIVHFKHLVLFLIGFMLYNEGIQTVIAMATIYGKEELRLSSDVLMITLFVIQLVAMVGALAFSKLAGKIGTKRAIIVTLIVWSGVVVYAYFMTTAGEYMALGIVVGIVLGGSQSLSRSFYGAMIPAKATAEFYGFYSVFTKFSAIWGPFVFALIRQISGTARLSILSLIVFFFAGMIILYFVNEKKALEAKHIEIF, from the coding sequence ATGGAATCTCCCGAAATAAATAAAAAGACGATTTTCGGCTGGTGTATGTACGACTGGGCCAATTCTGCCTTTACGTTGACGGTCATCACGGCGGTTCTGCCCCTGTATTTTGCCGATGCCGTAGTCGGGTCCGACGGTTTTACAATTGGCGATAAAACTTACAGCGCAACGGCGCTGTGGGGATTTATGATCAGCAGTGCCGCGTTGTTTGTGTTTTTATGTGCTCCGGTCATGGGTGCCATTGCTGATTTTTCGTCATCTAAGAAAAAATTTATGATGACATTCTGCTATGCCGGAAGCCTCTTTACAGTGCTGTTGTATTTTTGCAACAGCGGCGACGTATGGACTACAATGTTCTTTTTTATTATTGCGCAAATTGGTTTTGTCGGGGGCAATATTTTTTATGATGCGTTTCTACCGCAGATAGCGCCGCCGGGAAAAATGGATTGGGTTTCCGGCAAAGGCTATGCGTACGGATATATCGGCAGCGATATTCAATTTGCTATGTCACTCGGACTGATACTGATGCACGATTCATTCGGATTAACTTCAGGCGAAGCAGTTCGATGGGCTCTGGCGTTTTCGGGTTTGTGGTGGGGCGGTTTTTCAATTTTCACTTGGATATATGTTCATGATGCTGCTGCGGCAGAAATCATTCCGCTGCAATACGCTGGACGTCCTAAAATTATCGCGTATATTCAAATTGGTTTTTCCCGAACGATCGCTACCAGCCGAAAAATTGTCCATTTTAAACATCTGGTGCTTTTTCTGATCGGCTTCATGCTTTACAACGAAGGCATCCAGACGGTCATTGCGATGGCAACGATCTATGGAAAAGAAGAATTGCGATTATCTTCCGACGTCCTGATGATAACGTTATTTGTCATTCAGCTTGTTGCGATGGTCGGCGCGTTGGCCTTTAGTAAATTAGCGGGGAAAATCGGGACTAAACGGGCGATCATTGTTACGTTAATAGTGTGGTCCGGTGTAGTCGTGTATGCGTACTTTATGACGACGGCCGGGGAATACATGGCACTGGGAATAGTTGTAGGAATTGTATTGGGCGGTTCACAATCGCTGAGCCGTTCGTTTTATGGGGCCATGATCCCAGCGAAAGCTACGGCTGAATTTTACGGATTTTACTCGGTCTTTACGAAATTTTCAGCTATTTGGGGACCGTTCGTATTTGCGCTTATCCGGCAAATCAGCGGGACAGCGCGGTTGTCGATTTTGTCTCTGATTGTGTTTTTTTTCGCAGGTATGATCATTTTATATTTTGTCAATGAGAAGAAAGCGTTGGAAGCCAAGCATATCGAAATTTTTTGA
- a CDS encoding isoprenylcysteine carboxylmethyltransferase family protein gives MEIFGKSPIPGYILILGKIALFMSCYFPFAAAYLPAWYFTDYFWLAGLVVYAVGLILFCFAVFQLGTSIRVGLPNEKTSLKTHGLYRFTRNPIYVSSYIICAGSCMMAIHPLNGLAFAIGAMIHHAIVKKEEEFLEKRFGDEWLAYKQQVPRYLGYS, from the coding sequence ATGGAAATATTCGGTAAAAGCCCTATACCGGGTTATATATTGATCCTGGGCAAAATTGCTCTGTTTATGTCCTGCTATTTTCCATTTGCGGCCGCCTATTTGCCGGCGTGGTATTTTACCGATTATTTTTGGCTCGCCGGCCTCGTAGTATATGCCGTTGGTTTGATCTTATTTTGTTTTGCAGTTTTCCAATTAGGCACCTCGATCCGAGTCGGACTTCCTAACGAAAAAACTTCGCTCAAGACGCACGGTTTATACCGTTTCACTCGTAATCCGATTTATGTAAGCTCCTATATTATTTGCGCCGGATCATGTATGATGGCCATTCATCCTCTGAACGGTCTGGCTTTTGCCATCGGTGCAATGATTCATCATGCCATAGTCAAAAAAGAAGAAGAATTTTTGGAAAAAAGATTCGGAGATGAATGGCTGGCTTACAAACAGCAAGTCCCGAGATATTTAGGATACTCTTGA